One Aegilops tauschii subsp. strangulata cultivar AL8/78 chromosome 7, Aet v6.0, whole genome shotgun sequence genomic window carries:
- the LOC109757598 gene encoding nuclear intron maturase 1, mitochondrial yields the protein MPPPRAALRRLLPATGIQPIRRRPAPPPPADQSPLPDPYALLVHDPIDLLSSLWRRAFAHPPSTPFPNLSGYASRLDLWLLSYQRACAHATGSFPPRQAVPLPTLHSLLRLRAAALRRHPAFPWGASTHLLLRSPADAPSTVPVSRRKLTARLANAPPPFQDHVVQELLLLLLEPVFEPRFSPKSHAFRPGRGPHTAIRSVRSGFAGYLWFITADLTTVVDALSSDTILSCVERAVSDRKVLSLLKSALNAPVRPGSVPPREKDLDGLSKKRLKRKVLRKSRKKKVLNEDEPKPDPYWLRLFFGFAPEQACHVPEYGHCGIISPLLANVCLNELDWWMEERINEYFRPSRHDSIWKEAGDEGCHNPSWPEFVPSSGREKTRKMDFLRFGSHVLIGVRGPREDAVEIRRQLMEFCERTFGLRPENSSVEIEHITRGIEFLDHVIARRVIYPTLRYTASGGNIVSEKGIGTLLSVTASLQRCIRHFRKLELVKGDRDPEPLPCSPMLYSGQAHTNSQMNKFLETMADWYRYADNRKKIVGFCAYVIRSSLAKLYAARYRLKSRAKVYKIASRDLSRPLRESTNNDAPEYSDLLRMGVVDIIEGVQFARMSSIPSCDYTTFPRNWVPHHELVLHEYIKLQDPKFFCELHKTIKRREISSPQDDVSKMVWHYKVHGVYDNNRVSKKLNEWRSNDEAVNGDTQLLLDK from the coding sequence ATGCCGCCGCCGCGCGCAGCGCTTCGCCGTCTTCTCCCCGCCACCGGCATCCAACCTAtccggcgccgccccgcgccgcctccACCAGCCGACCAGAGCCCCCTGCCCGACCCCTACGCTCTCCTCGTCCACGACCCCATCGACCTCCTCTCCTCGCTGTGGCGCCGCGCCTTCGCTCACCCGCCGTCCACCCCTTTCCCCAACCTCTCCGGCTACGCCTCCCGCCTCGACCTCTGGCTCCTCTCCTACCAGCGCGCCTGCGCCCACGCCACCGGCTCCTTCCCGCCGCGCCAGGCCGTCCCGCTCCCCACCCTCCACTCCCTCCTccgcctccgcgccgccgccctccgccgccaccccgccttcccttggggcgcctccacccacctcctcctccgctcCCCCGCCGACGCCCCCTCCACCGTCCCCGTCTCCCGCCGCAAGCTCACTGCCCGGCTAGCCAACGCCCCGCCCCCCTTCCAGGACCACGTCGTCCAggagctcctcctcctgctcctcgaACCCGTCTTCGAGCCCCGATTCTCCCCCAAGTCGCACGCCTTCCGCCCTGGACGCGGGCCCCACACCGCCATCCGCTCCGTTCGCTCCGGCTTTGCCGGCTACCTCTGGTTCATAACTGCAGACCTCACAACCGTGGTCGACGCCTTATCGTCGGACACAATTCTGTCCTGTGTGGAGAGGGCCGTCTCTGATCGCAAGGTGCTGTCTTTACTCAAGTCGGCACTCAACGCCCCAGTCCGGCCCGGGTCTGTGCCACCAAGGGAGAAGGATCTCGATGGGCTAAGCAAGAAGAGGCTAAAAAGGAAGGTGCTCAGGAAGAGCAGGAAGAAGAAGGTGCTTAATGAGGATGAGCCCAAGCCAGACCCTTATTGGCTGAGACTGTTCTTTGGGTTCGCCCCAGAACAGGCGTGTCACGTGCCGGAATATGGGCATTGCGGGATAATTAGTCCATTGCTAGCCAATGTGTGCCTTAACGAGTTGGATTGGTGGATGGAGGAGAGGATTAACGAGTACTTCCGCCCGTCAAGGCATGATTCGATATGGAAGGAGGCGGGCGATGAGGGATGTCATAATCCATCTTGGCCTGAGTTTGTTCCATCAAGTGGGAGGGAGAAGACCAGGAAGATGGATTTCCTTAGATTTGGCTCTCATGTGTTGATTGGGGTCCGGGGGCCGAGGGAGGACGCGGTTGAGATAAGGAGGCAACTAATGGAGTTTTGTGAGAGAACATTTGGTTTGAGGCCAGAGAATTCGTCAGTGGAGATTGAGCACATCACAAGGGGGATTGAATTCTTGGATCATGTCATTGCCCGCCGGGTCATCTACCCAACCTTGCGATATACCGCCAGTGGAGGAAACATTGTGAGTGAGAAGGGTATTGGAACATTGTTATCTGTCACAGCAAGCTTGCAGAGGTGCATAAGGCATTTCAGAAAGCTTGAGCTTGTAAAGGGGGACAGGGATCCTGAGCCATTACCGTGTTCACCAATGCTGTACTCTGGGCAGGCACACACTAATTCTCAGATGAACAAATTTCTTGAGACCATGGCTGATTGGTATAGGTATGCGGACAACCGGAAGAAGATTGTAGGGTTCTGCGCATATGTTATACGCAGCTCTTTGGCAAAGCTTTATGCAGCAAGGTATAGACTAAAATCCCGTGCTAAGGTTTACAAGATTGCATCGCGTGATCTCAGCCGCCCGTTGAGGGAGAGCACAAACAATGATGCACCAGAATACTCTGATCTCTTGAGGATGGGAGTTGTTGATATTATTGAGGGTGTACAATTTGCGCGCATGTCATCAATTCCATCATGTGATTATACAACTTTCCCTAGAAACTGGGTACCTCACCATGAGCTTGTATTGCACGAGTATATCAAACTGCAAGATCCAAAGTTCTTCTGCGAACTTCACAAGACAATCAAACGACGGGAGATAAGTTCACCACAGGATGACGTATCGAAGATGGTGTGGCATTATAAGGTTCATGGTGTTTATGATAATAACAGGGTCTCAAAGAAATTAAATGAATGGAGGAGTAATGATGAAGCTGTCAATGGGGACACACAACTTCTGTTGGATAAGTAG